From the genome of Eublepharis macularius isolate TG4126 chromosome 12, MPM_Emac_v1.0, whole genome shotgun sequence, one region includes:
- the LOC129339249 gene encoding olfactory receptor 6B1-like, with protein MATREWRNRTDLTEFILLGFNDVPELQMFFFFVFLLIYTVTVAGNLLIVMLIACDRHLHTPMYFFLGNLSCLETFYSSTILPRMINAFLTGDRTIPIWGCFLQYYFFGSLVGSECYLLAAMSYDRFLAICKPLHYSVLMNNTLCVQLMMSSCISCFLLNIITTYLMSRLSFCGPHILDHFFCDFTPVIMLACEDTHRMEFMAFILSSLIALIPFILTVMSYSFIISTILTIPSTTGRQKAFSTCSSHLTIVTVFYGTLVIVYMFPKNNTLKDLNKLFSVFYTVLTPIANPIVYCLRNREVKEALNKLTSQLCIFF; from the coding sequence ATGGCAACAAGAGAATGGAGGAATCGAACAGATCTCACAGAATTTATCCTCTTGGGATTCAATGATGTGCCTGAATTACAGATGTTCTTCTTTTTTGTCTTTCTCCTGATCTACACAGTAACAGTGGCTGGGAACCTTCTCATAGTAATGCTTATTGCATGTGATCGGCATCTTCACACCCCCATGTACTTTTTCCTGGGGAATCTTTCGTGCCTGGAAACTTTCTATAGTTCAACTATCTTGCCAAGGATGATCAATGCCTTCTTAACAGGAGATAGAACCATTCCAATTTGGGGTTGCTTTTTACAATATTATTTCTTTGGATCTCTGGTGGGTTCAGAATGTTATTTACTGGCTGCCATGTCTTATGATCGTTTTTTAGCAATTTGCAAGCCGCTTCATTATTCAGTCTTAATGAATAATACACTTTGTGTACAgctaatgatgtcatcatgtataAGCTGTTTTCTACTTAACATCATAACGACATATTTGATGTCTCGCTTATCATTTTGTGGCCCTCATATACTTGACCATTTCTTTTGTGATTTCACCCCAGTGATAATGCTTGCCTGTGAGGACACTCATAGAATGGAATTCATGGCTTTCATCCTCTCTTCCCTGATAGCccttattccatttattttgacTGTGATGTCGTACAGTTTTATCATCTCCACTATCCTGACAATTCCCTCAACCACAGGTAGACAGAAAGCCTTTTCAACCTGCTCTTCCCACCTTACCATAGTTACAGTTTTCTATGGGACTCTGGTCATAGTCTACATGTTTCCCAAAAATAACACACTGAAAGACCTCAACAAACTGTTCTCTGTCTTTTACACTGTTTTAACGCCCATTGCCAATCCCATTGTTTACTGTCTGAGAAACAGAGAAGTAAAAGAGGCTTTGAATAAGCTTACCAGTCaattgtgtatttttttttaa
- the LOC129339250 gene encoding olfactory receptor 6B1-like produces MDKDPTNQTAVKELILLGFGDICGFQILLFFVFLVIYVITMAGNLLIVVLVAAHRHLHTPMYFLLGNLSCLETCYISTIWPRMLDSFLTGNCSMLLYSCFTQLYFFGGLATAECYLLAAMSYDRYLAICKPLHYATLMDVRSCLLLASGSWVIGFMVNSVTTYFMTHLVFCGPNKIDHFFCDFTPLLQLSCSNTLNIQLLIFILSALFGLLPFLLTLVSYGYIIETILRIPSSVGRKKAFSTCSSHLIVVTLFYGTIVIVYVVPKNNTLRELNKVFSVFYTLLTPLVNPFVYSLRNKDIKQALNKTVRHFVGSS; encoded by the coding sequence ATGGATAAAGACCCCACCAATCAGACAGCAGTCAAAGAATTGATCCTCCTGGGATTTGGTGATATCTGTGGTTTTCAGATCCTTCTCTTCTTTGTATTTCTAGTGATCTATGTCATCACCATGGCTGGGAACCTGCTGATTGTTGTTTTGGTTGCAGCTCATCGGCATCTTCACACTCCCATGTATTTCCTCCTAGGGAATTTGTCTTGCTTGGAAACTTGCTATATCTCCACCATTTGGCCCAGAATGCTTGACAGTTTCCTCACTGGGAACTGTTCCATGCTGCTGTATTCTTGTTTTACACAATTATATTTCTTTGGGGGCTTGGCCACAGCAGAATGTTATCTCCTTGCAGCCATGTCTTATGATCGTTATCTGGCCATATGCAAGCCGTTGCATTATGCAACCCTTATGGATGTCAGATCCTGCCTGCTGTTAGCAAGTGGTTCTTGGGTCATTGGATTCATGGTTAACTCAGTAACAACCTATTTTATGACTCACCTGGTTTTCTGTGGACCTAACAAAATTGACCATTTCTTCTGTGATTTTACACCACTCCTTCAGCTCTCTTGTAGCAACACCCTCAACATCCAACTACTGATATTTATTCTGTCCGCCCTGTTTGGATTGCTCCCTTTTCTTTTAACCCTCGTTTCCTATGGCTACATCATAGAAACCATTTTAAGAATTCCATCCTCTGTTGGGAGGAAGAAAGCATTTTCCACCTGCTCATCACATCTCATTGTGGTTACTCTTTTTTATGGAACAATAGTCATTGTTTATGTGGTACCCAAAAACAACACACTCCGAGAACTGAACAAAGTTTTCTCTGTCTTTTACACTCTCTTGACTCCGCTGGTGAACCCTTTTGTATACAGTCTGAGAAATAAAGACATTAAACAAGCTTTGAACAAAACTGTCCGACATTTTGTTGGTTCTTCATAA
- the LOC129339251 gene encoding olfactory receptor 2AP1-like, translating into MFYEVVASAGKINMEPYGATVQSLENRESRNETSITEFILLGFGDDQALQILLFSLFLLIYTVTMAGNILIVLLVATDQHLQTPMYFFLGNLSCLETFCSSNILPRMLFSFLTGRKTISVNACFVQNYFLGAFGAIQCCLLSVMSYDRYLAICKPLHYVTVMNGKLCLQLIAGSWVNGLLASTLTITFMSKLVFCDSNKINHFFCDTFPVIDLSCSETHILKLIMYVLSSMFTIPPFMITLSSYIFIIVAIMRIPSTTGKQKAFSTCSSHPFVVTLFYCTLMAVYLIPNINTLGGLKKFFSVFYTILTPMLNPIIYSLRNKEVKDAFKRLTSCLIVQTQKEMANYCFPLCVFNVFSSSISKIS; encoded by the exons atgttCTACGAAGTTGTGGCATctgcagggaagataaatatggagccatatGGAGCTACA GTACAATCATTGGAAAACAGAGAATCAAGAAATGAGACCAGCATAACAGAATTCATTCTGCTGGGATTTGGAGATGACCAGGCACTGCAGATTCTTCTCTTCTCGTTGTTTCTCCTCATCTACACTGTGACAATGGCTGGGAACATCCTCATTGTTCTGCTAGTCGCAACTGACCAACACCTACAAacccccatgtacttcttcctggGGAATCTCTCCTGCCTGGAGACTTTCTGCAGCTCAAATATTCTTCCCAGAATGTTATTTAGTTTCCTTACAGGGAGGAAGACGATTTCAGTCAATGCATGTTTTGTGCAAAACTATTTCCTCGGTGCTTTTGGAGCTATACAATGCTGCCTCTTATCTGTAATGTCCTATGATCGATATCTAGCTATATGTAAGCCACTGCATTATGTCACCGTGATGAATGGCAAGTTGTGTCTTCAGCTGATAGCTGGTTCTTGGGTTAATGGTTTACTGGCAAGTACTCTAACAATCACCTTCATGTCCAAGTTAGTTTTCTGTGATTCCAATAAAATCAACCATTTCTTTTGTGACACCTTTCCCGTCATAGACCTTTCTTGTAGTGAAACTCATATACTGAAACTAATCATGTATGTGTTAAGCTCTATGTTTACCATTCCCCCATTCATGATAACTCTATCTTCATATATTTTCATCATTGTTGCTATAATGAGAATTCCTTCTACCACAGGGAAGCAAAAGGCATTTTCTACATGTTCCTCTCACCCATTCGTTGTTACACTTTTTTATTGCACACTGATGGCTGTTTATCTGATACCAAATATCAATACATTGGGAGGCCTTAAGAAATTCTTCTCTGTCTTCTACACCATATTGACACCCATGCTCAATCCTATCATTTACAGTCTGAGAAATAAAGAGGTTAAGGATGCTTTCAAAAGATTGACTTCATGCCTAATTGTTCAAACTCAAAAGGAAATGGCCAACTATTGTTTTCCTCTATGTGTTTTCAATGTGTTTTCGTCATCAATTAGTAAAATTTCATGA